In Thiohalomonas denitrificans, a genomic segment contains:
- a CDS encoding sensor histidine kinase, with translation MASLQGKIRLGSYALAAVVAALSAVVYLDLRFLEDQVESGVAVSRFSEHVLEMRRFEKNYLLYHSSDDLSAAFEHNRAAGEILATHHELFSGLAPEPELMALERRLDRYRALLEIYSDDRGVQPVVPPIREVGHAISIAADAISVRERATVLQYLRNSRFAVVISVLVVGAVGVLIGRLLSQAVVRSLRQLESNLEPIARGRFRALTAHSDDREIVSFTRAFNRMLGELETRRRQLLHSEKLASLGVLVSGVAHELNNPLSNISSSCQLLLEEHEDGDRELMREWLEQIDEQTQRARGIVLALLDFSRNRPFETEPVLLSPLLEKVLLLLHKDLKDVVVETDVPPDFLIRVDSQRIQQVFINLIKNAADAGGPGTRVRIQAEFRSGQEAAPAEDAYVFGNELCPGGEEKVAIIRVEDNGPGVGESILPKIFDPFFTTREAGRGMGLGLYIVEEIIREHDGCIAVRSRVGMGTTFSIRLPAVESSQ, from the coding sequence ATGGCCAGCCTGCAAGGCAAGATTCGTCTAGGTTCCTACGCCCTCGCTGCGGTAGTGGCGGCGCTCTCCGCTGTGGTCTATCTCGACCTGCGTTTCCTTGAAGACCAGGTGGAGAGCGGGGTAGCCGTGTCGCGGTTCAGCGAACACGTATTGGAGATGCGACGTTTCGAGAAGAATTACCTGCTCTATCACAGCAGTGACGACCTTTCGGCTGCGTTCGAGCACAACCGGGCCGCCGGTGAGATCCTCGCGACTCACCATGAGCTGTTTTCCGGGCTGGCTCCCGAGCCTGAGTTGATGGCGCTGGAGCGTCGGTTGGACCGCTATCGGGCCCTGCTTGAGATCTATTCCGACGATCGCGGGGTTCAGCCGGTAGTACCGCCCATTCGTGAAGTGGGGCATGCCATATCCATCGCCGCCGATGCCATCTCGGTGCGAGAACGAGCAACGGTGCTGCAGTACCTGCGCAATTCGCGCTTCGCTGTGGTGATCTCGGTTCTGGTGGTGGGGGCCGTCGGGGTCTTGATCGGACGGCTGTTGTCGCAGGCGGTGGTCCGGTCGCTACGCCAGCTGGAGTCGAATCTGGAGCCGATCGCCCGGGGCCGTTTCCGGGCCCTCACCGCCCACTCCGATGATCGCGAGATCGTCTCGTTTACCCGGGCCTTCAACCGCATGCTGGGAGAACTGGAAACGCGACGCCGCCAGCTATTGCACTCCGAAAAGCTCGCCTCGCTGGGGGTACTGGTCTCGGGGGTGGCACATGAGCTGAACAATCCGCTCTCCAATATCTCCTCCTCCTGTCAGTTGTTGCTGGAAGAGCATGAGGATGGCGATCGGGAACTGATGCGGGAGTGGCTGGAGCAGATCGACGAACAGACGCAGCGGGCACGCGGCATCGTGCTGGCACTGCTCGATTTTTCCCGAAATCGCCCGTTCGAGACGGAGCCGGTGCTGCTGTCTCCGCTACTGGAGAAGGTTCTGTTGCTGCTGCACAAGGATTTGAAAGATGTGGTGGTGGAGACGGATGTCCCACCCGATTTTCTGATTCGGGTCGATTCGCAGCGGATACAGCAGGTTTTCATCAATCTGATCAAGAATGCCGCCGACGCCGGAGGCCCCGGTACCCGGGTGCGTATCCAAGCCGAGTTTCGCTCCGGGCAGGAGGCGGCTCCGGCGGAGGATGCCTATGTGTTCGGCAACGAGCTCTGCCCCGGTGGTGAGGAAAAGGTGGCGATCATCCGGGTCGAGGACAATGGACCGGGTGTCGGCGAGTCGATTCTGCCGAAGATATTCGACCCTTTCTTTACCACCCGGGAGGCGGGCCGCGGCATGGGGCTCGGGCTCTATATCGTCGAGGAAATTATCCGTGAACACGATGGCTGCATAGCGGTGCGCAGCCGAGTGGGGATGGGCACCACATTCAGTATCCGTTTACCGGCAGTGGAATCCAGTCAATGA
- a CDS encoding SLC13 family permease, which translates to MSTIPSHADSAEQEKTVGPESRISKKKVVAAAVFAAVALGLGSIVPSVEIAWVTAILLLTIYLFAFEVVEVDVAAITIMVLLGVTSLLAPLMGIEQGLVSTQQLFDGFSSNAVISIIAVMIIGAGLDKTGLMTRVAGVILKVGGSTETRIIPIISGTAGIISSFMQNVGAAALFLPVVSRISARTGLPMSRLLMPMGFCAILGGTVTMVGSSPLILLNDLILTSNQALPAAEQMGTFGLFDVTPIGLVLMAAGIVYFIIAGRFVLPVNKSEGISATSTMDFFRQTYGIDYELWEVVVPQGSPLVGKLLDDIEHRFRIRVIAAQHDNDVRIGPGGLARDVGIEAGSVLGVLASPDHLHGFTSHFQLEERDDLETFTDSLASNTAGIAELVIPPGSNLVGKSARDVWMRKTYGLSMVALNRGGETLREGDGIRDKPLQPGDTLVVHTPWDALARLEKDHNFVVVTSEYPREEMRPQKVGFAVLFFLVALALVLFSDLRLSVALLTGALGMILSGVLNIDEAYEAVSWKTVFLLASLIPLGLAVETSGTAKWIAEQTLVLIGDAPIWVIQAAIAVLATFFTLVMSNVGATVLLVPLAVNIALGVGANPAVFALTVAIATSNSFLIPTHQVNALIMGPGGYRVPDYIRAGGVMTVLFLVVMLLMMNLIF; encoded by the coding sequence ATGTCGACCATTCCATCCCATGCAGATTCCGCCGAGCAGGAAAAAACCGTCGGGCCGGAGTCTCGGATATCGAAGAAAAAAGTAGTTGCGGCAGCGGTCTTCGCCGCCGTCGCGCTCGGCCTCGGCAGCATCGTCCCCAGCGTGGAGATTGCCTGGGTCACGGCCATTCTGCTGCTCACCATCTATCTGTTTGCCTTCGAGGTGGTGGAGGTAGACGTGGCCGCCATCACGATCATGGTCTTGCTTGGCGTAACCTCGCTGCTGGCACCGCTGATGGGCATCGAACAGGGGCTGGTGTCGACGCAGCAGCTTTTTGACGGCTTCTCGAGCAACGCGGTGATATCCATCATCGCCGTGATGATTATTGGCGCCGGACTGGACAAGACGGGGCTGATGACCCGCGTGGCCGGCGTGATTCTCAAGGTCGGCGGCTCCACCGAGACCCGCATCATTCCCATCATCTCGGGAACCGCCGGCATCATCTCGAGCTTCATGCAGAACGTGGGGGCTGCCGCCCTGTTTCTGCCGGTGGTCAGCCGCATCTCGGCGCGGACCGGACTGCCCATGTCCCGCCTGCTGATGCCCATGGGCTTTTGCGCCATTCTCGGCGGCACAGTGACGATGGTCGGCTCCAGCCCACTGATCCTGCTGAACGACCTGATCCTGACCTCCAACCAGGCGCTCCCGGCCGCAGAACAGATGGGGACCTTCGGCCTGTTTGACGTCACCCCGATCGGGCTCGTCCTGATGGCCGCAGGTATCGTGTACTTCATTATTGCCGGTCGTTTCGTGCTGCCCGTCAACAAGTCCGAGGGGATCAGTGCCACCAGCACCATGGACTTCTTCCGCCAGACCTACGGCATCGATTATGAACTTTGGGAAGTGGTGGTGCCGCAAGGTAGCCCGCTAGTGGGCAAACTGCTCGATGATATCGAGCACCGATTTCGCATTCGCGTCATCGCTGCGCAGCACGACAACGATGTCCGGATCGGCCCCGGCGGACTGGCTCGCGACGTAGGCATCGAGGCGGGCAGTGTACTGGGCGTACTGGCCTCCCCCGACCATCTGCATGGATTTACCTCGCATTTCCAGCTGGAGGAACGCGACGATCTGGAGACCTTTACCGACTCCCTGGCCTCGAACACGGCCGGCATCGCCGAGTTGGTCATCCCGCCGGGTTCCAATCTGGTGGGCAAGAGCGCCCGTGACGTGTGGATGCGCAAGACCTACGGCCTCTCCATGGTGGCGTTGAACCGGGGCGGCGAGACCCTACGGGAAGGGGACGGCATCCGTGACAAGCCGCTGCAGCCGGGCGACACCCTGGTGGTGCACACCCCCTGGGACGCCCTGGCCCGTCTGGAGAAGGACCACAATTTCGTCGTAGTCACCTCCGAATACCCGCGCGAAGAGATGCGCCCGCAAAAGGTGGGTTTCGCCGTTCTCTTCTTCTTGGTCGCCCTTGCGCTGGTGCTGTTCTCGGACCTGCGCCTGTCGGTCGCGCTGCTGACCGGCGCGCTCGGCATGATCCTCTCCGGCGTGCTCAACATCGACGAGGCCTACGAGGCGGTGAGTTGGAAGACCGTGTTTCTGCTGGCCAGCCTCATACCACTCGGACTCGCCGTGGAGACCTCGGGCACGGCAAAGTGGATTGCCGAGCAGACCCTGGTGCTGATAGGCGATGCCCCCATCTGGGTTATCCAGGCTGCCATCGCCGTGCTCGCCACCTTCTTCACCCTGGTGATGTCCAACGTTGGCGCCACGGTTCTGCTGGTCCCGCTGGCGGTGAACATAGCGCTTGGCGTCGGCGCCAATCCCGCTGTGTTTGCCCTTACTGTGGCCATTGCCACCTCGAACTCCTTCCTGATCCCGACCCACCAGGTCAACGCCCTGATCATGGGACCGGGGGGCTACCGCGTGCCTGATTACATTCGGGCAGGCGGCGTCATGACCGTACTGTTCCTGGTCGTAATGCTGCTAATGATGAACCTGATTTTCTGA
- the nhaD gene encoding sodium:proton antiporter NhaD produces the protein MKAILRLAGGVLLPALLAPGLAFAENGADRLDLTQHWVGFVALGIFAVAYLFVMAEEFTHLRKSKPVILAAGLIWGLIAAVYVAKGGVSQDVEQAVRHNLLEYAELMLFLLVAMTYINAMDERLVFDSLRSWLIRKGFSFRQLFWLTGILSFFISPVADNLTTALLMCAVVLAVGGDNGRFVSIACVNIVVAANAGGAFSPFGDITTLMVWQKGIVEFWSFFGLFIPAAVNFLVPAALMHFAVPDEQPSVSDERVDTKRGAKRIVVLFLLTITTAVGFHNFLHLPPVVGMLTGLAYLQLFGFFLKKTAHLDAEHEGQIGDVVPFDVFSKVARAEWDTLFFFYGVVLCVGGLGFIGYLALTSEVMYLQWGATSANVAVGVLSAIVDNIPVMFAVLSMEPDMSLGQWLLVTLTAGVGGSLLSIGSAAGVALMGQARGYYTFFSHLKWMPAIAAGYGASILVHFWINAGLF, from the coding sequence ATGAAAGCGATTTTGAGATTGGCCGGGGGCGTCCTTCTCCCGGCCCTGCTGGCCCCCGGGCTGGCGTTTGCTGAAAACGGTGCCGACCGACTGGACCTTACCCAGCACTGGGTGGGCTTCGTCGCTCTCGGGATATTCGCCGTCGCCTATCTCTTCGTGATGGCCGAGGAGTTTACCCACCTCCGCAAATCCAAACCCGTTATCCTGGCGGCGGGCCTCATCTGGGGCCTGATCGCTGCGGTTTACGTTGCAAAGGGTGGCGTGAGCCAGGATGTGGAACAGGCGGTCCGCCACAACCTGCTGGAGTATGCGGAACTGATGCTGTTCCTGCTGGTGGCGATGACCTACATCAATGCCATGGACGAGCGACTGGTATTTGACTCCCTGCGCTCCTGGTTGATCCGGAAGGGTTTCAGCTTCCGTCAGCTATTCTGGCTCACCGGTATTCTCTCCTTTTTCATCTCGCCGGTGGCGGATAACCTGACTACGGCGCTGCTGATGTGCGCGGTGGTCCTGGCCGTCGGCGGCGACAACGGCCGTTTCGTCTCCATCGCCTGCGTCAACATTGTGGTTGCGGCAAACGCCGGCGGTGCCTTCAGTCCGTTCGGCGACATCACTACCCTGATGGTCTGGCAGAAAGGAATCGTGGAGTTCTGGTCGTTTTTCGGACTATTCATTCCGGCAGCGGTGAACTTTCTGGTTCCGGCGGCACTGATGCACTTCGCCGTTCCTGACGAACAGCCCAGCGTTTCGGACGAGCGGGTCGACACCAAGCGCGGAGCCAAGCGGATCGTCGTCCTGTTCCTGCTCACCATCACCACCGCAGTCGGTTTCCACAACTTCCTGCACCTGCCGCCGGTGGTGGGCATGCTGACCGGCCTCGCCTACCTCCAGCTGTTCGGCTTCTTCCTGAAAAAAACCGCACACCTGGATGCCGAGCATGAAGGACAAATCGGCGACGTAGTGCCGTTCGATGTCTTCAGCAAGGTGGCCCGGGCCGAGTGGGACACCCTGTTCTTCTTCTATGGGGTAGTGCTGTGCGTGGGTGGACTCGGCTTCATCGGCTATCTCGCCCTGACTTCCGAGGTAATGTACCTGCAGTGGGGTGCAACATCGGCCAACGTCGCGGTCGGCGTGCTATCCGCCATCGTCGACAACATCCCGGTGATGTTCGCCGTGCTGAGCATGGAGCCCGACATGTCCTTGGGCCAGTGGCTGCTGGTGACCCTGACCGCCGGTGTTGGCGGCAGTCTGCTGTCCATCGGCTCGGCCGCCGGGGTGGCGCTGATGGGACAGGCGCGCGGCTACTACACCTTCTTCTCCCACCTCAAATGGATGCCGGCCATCGCTGCCGGTTATGGCGCCAGCATTCTGGTCCATTTCTGGATCAACGCGGGGCTGTTCTGA
- a CDS encoding universal stress protein, producing MSRHRFLIQARSILARMGKGLEHAHYGELRPHHEKLEQLYGYRGELRVVVALDASPRRQAFDYAVELARRERMLLDVLHVSPAAGLELPPKGLIPALLAANIDFRLTRREGELATVLLDYSRFRPDIFCIVSATRTEFVGRLQQQGVPQVVTLNDRLKA from the coding sequence ATGAGCCGGCACCGTTTTCTGATTCAGGCCCGATCGATCCTGGCGCGCATGGGCAAAGGTCTCGAGCATGCCCATTACGGCGAACTCCGGCCGCACCACGAAAAGCTGGAACAGCTCTATGGCTATCGCGGCGAATTGCGGGTCGTGGTTGCTCTGGACGCATCGCCCCGACGCCAGGCATTCGACTACGCCGTCGAGCTGGCGCGGCGCGAAAGGATGCTGTTGGATGTGCTCCACGTCAGCCCTGCTGCGGGGCTTGAGCTGCCCCCGAAAGGATTGATCCCGGCCCTACTCGCGGCAAATATCGACTTCCGGTTGACGCGTCGGGAGGGGGAACTCGCTACCGTCCTGCTGGACTACTCCCGTTTCCGCCCGGACATCTTCTGTATCGTGTCCGCAACCCGCACCGAGTTTGTCGGCAGACTGCAGCAACAGGGAGTTCCACAAGTGGTCACCCTTAACGACCGACTCAAGGCTTGA
- a CDS encoding FHA domain-containing protein, giving the protein MAILVHYKNNSPSVKIPMESMPFCIGRGDMNELSVDDDLASREHAIVEKVTGQQSGSTEYVLRDCSSTNGTFVNGERISAHLLMEGDTIRIGRTFFRFFKNAQSELNETVIMKRILPGIFYTTPKK; this is encoded by the coding sequence ATGGCCATTTTGGTCCACTACAAGAACAACAGCCCGAGTGTGAAGATCCCCATGGAGTCGATGCCGTTTTGCATCGGTCGGGGGGATATGAATGAGCTGAGTGTCGATGATGACCTGGCAAGTCGTGAGCACGCCATTGTGGAAAAGGTTACCGGTCAACAGAGCGGGAGTACGGAGTACGTTCTGAGGGATTGCTCCAGCACCAACGGCACCTTCGTCAACGGTGAACGCATCAGTGCACACCTTCTGATGGAGGGTGACACGATTCGTATCGGTCGAACCTTCTTCAGGTTTTTCAAGAATGCCCAGAGCGAGCTGAATGAAACCGTCATCATGAAGCGGATTCTGCCCGGTATCTTCTACACCACGCCAAAGAAATAA
- a CDS encoding M48 family metallopeptidase, with protein sequence MTAVSGWYYPAGSSRREPAKLHGAGGAVSVRVAGEQREPLLPAARVQVSDRLGNTTRFLTFPSGAKFETDDNAAIDALLPNAAVAILHGLESHWRTIALSLVMVAAMVFGVVRYGIPVLAERVAFALPYSINQEIDRGVWAVLDEQFFRPSRLQTETRERLTARFQASASRLAPDTPVRIVFRDAGHSIGPNALALPSGTIVFTDQLVALAETDEELLGIFVHELGHVVGRHGLRRGLQVSALTLVAVSVLGDLSAVSSLVGSLPLVLTELGYSRTFEREADAYAIRSLEREDVSREHFAAILNRLEQQTCPETNSTCEAAEWQGYLSTHPLTDQRVARIRGGE encoded by the coding sequence GTGACGGCCGTTAGCGGCTGGTATTACCCTGCCGGCAGCTCGCGGCGCGAGCCGGCAAAGCTGCACGGCGCGGGCGGGGCCGTTTCGGTGCGGGTCGCCGGGGAGCAACGGGAGCCTCTGCTCCCCGCGGCCCGCGTGCAGGTCTCCGATCGACTCGGCAATACGACCCGGTTCCTCACCTTTCCCTCCGGGGCCAAATTCGAAACCGACGACAACGCCGCCATCGACGCATTGCTACCGAATGCAGCCGTGGCCATCCTCCATGGGCTCGAGAGCCACTGGCGGACCATTGCTCTCTCTCTGGTGATGGTGGCCGCCATGGTATTCGGGGTGGTCCGCTATGGCATTCCCGTGTTGGCAGAGAGGGTGGCCTTCGCGCTCCCGTACTCGATCAACCAAGAGATTGACCGGGGGGTCTGGGCGGTACTGGACGAACAGTTCTTTCGCCCCAGTCGCCTGCAAACGGAGACCCGCGAGCGGTTGACGGCGCGCTTTCAGGCCAGCGCTTCCCGCCTCGCACCCGATACGCCCGTGCGTATCGTGTTCCGGGATGCGGGGCACTCCATCGGTCCCAATGCCCTTGCGCTACCATCGGGCACCATCGTCTTCACCGATCAGCTGGTGGCGTTGGCCGAAACGGATGAAGAGTTACTGGGCATCTTCGTCCATGAGCTGGGCCACGTGGTGGGCAGGCATGGTCTGCGGCGGGGGCTTCAGGTCTCGGCACTCACTCTGGTGGCAGTGTCAGTTCTGGGCGATCTTTCGGCAGTGTCATCGCTGGTCGGCTCCCTGCCGTTGGTGCTGACCGAACTCGGGTACTCCCGAACCTTTGAACGTGAGGCCGATGCCTACGCCATTCGCTCCCTCGAGCGTGAGGACGTTTCCCGCGAGCACTTCGCCGCCATCCTGAACCGCCTGGAACAGCAAACTTGTCCAGAGACCAACAGTACCTGCGAGGCCGCCGAGTGGCAGGGTTATCTCTCCACTCATCCCCTGACGGACCAGCGGGTCGCCCGGATCCGGGGCGGTGAGTAG
- a CDS encoding YjgN family protein, translating into MTDAKNYEIVFSGEILEGFESHSVKERIASVFNLTGDKLDALFSHPQVVLRRNLNADKADEYRAMLERVGLKTSVRRSAPVPSASSGAGIPAAPALPENDIVADRELRNEPFSFAGTGTEFFRIWIVNIALTIITLGIYSAWAKVRTQRYFYGNTRLHGSGFEYLAEPLQILKGRLIGLGLFAVIMVGGEIAPVVGVIGSLLLFVLMPWIVVQSLRFRARNSAWRNVRFGFDGNVRGALAAFVGWPMLGMLTFGLLMPLAFYKQQRFIVDHHRFGATAFRLELGPRPYYRLFLTLVGIFLAAMIVSVPLGTVTPMLPTLLLLPVYLLLFAWFTVKSVNLKYNNTRIDDHGFTASYALGSYMKLVALNTIGMVLTLGLFYPWARVRTARYAAEHMQLVSSGDLNGFVDQQSEQVSAIGQEVGDLFDVELGL; encoded by the coding sequence ATGACCGACGCAAAGAATTACGAAATTGTCTTCAGCGGTGAAATTCTCGAGGGCTTCGAGTCGCATAGTGTGAAGGAGCGGATCGCTTCGGTGTTCAACCTCACGGGCGACAAGCTGGACGCGCTGTTCTCCCACCCCCAGGTCGTTCTTCGTCGCAACCTCAACGCGGACAAGGCAGACGAGTATCGTGCGATGCTCGAGCGTGTGGGCCTCAAGACCAGCGTGCGGCGTTCGGCGCCGGTACCTTCCGCTTCATCAGGCGCGGGTATACCGGCTGCACCCGCTCTGCCGGAAAACGATATCGTCGCAGACCGGGAATTACGCAATGAACCTTTCAGCTTTGCCGGTACGGGCACCGAATTCTTCCGTATCTGGATCGTCAACATCGCCCTGACGATCATCACCCTCGGTATCTATTCCGCATGGGCGAAGGTACGGACTCAGCGCTATTTCTACGGCAATACCCGCCTGCACGGCAGCGGCTTCGAGTATCTTGCCGAACCGCTGCAGATCCTCAAGGGAAGGCTAATCGGCCTTGGGCTGTTTGCGGTAATCATGGTGGGGGGCGAAATTGCTCCTGTTGTAGGGGTGATTGGTTCTTTGCTGCTATTTGTATTGATGCCGTGGATTGTTGTGCAGTCGCTGCGATTTCGGGCAAGGAACAGCGCGTGGCGCAATGTCCGGTTCGGCTTCGATGGCAACGTGAGGGGGGCATTGGCTGCCTTCGTGGGCTGGCCGATGCTGGGGATGCTCACTTTTGGTCTGCTGATGCCGTTGGCATTCTACAAACAGCAGCGATTCATCGTTGACCACCACCGCTTCGGGGCGACAGCCTTTCGGCTGGAGCTCGGTCCGCGACCCTACTACAGGCTGTTTCTGACCCTTGTGGGGATTTTTTTGGCCGCGATGATCGTCTCTGTCCCGCTGGGCACCGTGACGCCCATGCTCCCGACCCTGCTGTTGCTGCCCGTATACCTGCTGCTGTTCGCCTGGTTTACGGTCAAGAGCGTCAACCTGAAATACAACAACACGCGGATCGACGATCACGGTTTTACTGCCAGCTATGCGCTCGGGTCGTACATGAAACTGGTGGCGCTCAACACGATCGGTATGGTCCTGACCCTGGGGCTGTTCTATCCCTGGGCCAGGGTGCGTACCGCCCGCTACGCTGCGGAACACATGCAGCTGGTCAGCTCCGGCGACCTGAACGGTTTCGTGGACCAGCAGAGTGAACAGGTGAGTGCCATCGGACAGGAGGTGGGTGACCTGTTCGACGTCGAACTTGGCCTGTGA
- a CDS encoding DUF6858 family protein yields the protein MKQSMLLDKYPIHSLELDKSETTCENVDAIIAFLKERVEAHPISQYIAVFDHHAHTSALPDGEIAAEIRAAKILVFCFGPNLLSPGVTAVRPRSIGVTELADKFVVNFMEAPMPVANDAMKEWAQALRNA from the coding sequence ATGAAACAGAGCATGCTGCTTGATAAATACCCCATCCACAGCCTTGAGCTCGACAAGTCGGAGACGACGTGCGAAAACGTCGACGCCATCATCGCTTTTCTCAAGGAACGTGTAGAAGCGCATCCCATCTCGCAGTATATCGCGGTGTTCGATCACCACGCCCACACCAGCGCCCTGCCGGATGGGGAAATCGCCGCGGAAATCCGTGCCGCCAAAATCCTCGTATTCTGCTTCGGCCCCAATCTCCTGTCACCGGGCGTTACCGCCGTGCGCCCCCGCTCCATCGGAGTCACCGAACTTGCGGACAAGTTCGTCGTCAACTTCATGGAGGCACCGATGCCGGTGGCCAACGATGCGATGAAGGAGTGGGCCCAGGCACTACGAAACGCATGA
- a CDS encoding AsmA family protein: MQRTVTWLALPSVLLAIALYFLALPAAKLWLTKAGEYALGVVLDIDHIELEYQPWPLLTSAPAVLHLVGVEMANPPGFEAPGFMAIRRIDVRFTPVFVRENPMVISEVRLHGLSLNVERRELVSNAGIILTRLAEFDTRESLFDLDKQFVIESVVLQDGAAQITHAPTLGPGGQLAVSFDDRPHYRIAKADGGVGLTTLLYEVIDRVVSDALVRVARDGEARKELEASLLD; this comes from the coding sequence ATGCAACGAACCGTAACGTGGTTGGCCTTGCCTTCGGTGCTGCTGGCTATCGCTCTCTATTTCCTTGCGCTGCCGGCAGCAAAGCTCTGGCTGACAAAGGCCGGCGAATATGCATTGGGTGTCGTCCTCGACATCGACCACATCGAGCTGGAATACCAGCCCTGGCCGCTGCTCACCTCGGCTCCCGCTGTGCTCCATCTCGTCGGCGTCGAGATGGCCAACCCACCCGGCTTCGAAGCCCCCGGATTCATGGCTATCCGCCGCATCGACGTGCGTTTCACCCCCGTCTTTGTGAGAGAAAACCCGATGGTGATTTCCGAGGTCAGGCTACATGGCTTGTCACTCAACGTGGAACGCCGGGAACTGGTCAGCAATGCCGGCATTATTCTCACCCGCCTGGCGGAGTTCGATACTCGGGAGAGCCTGTTCGACCTCGATAAGCAGTTCGTCATCGAAAGCGTTGTGCTACAGGACGGGGCGGCGCAGATCACCCACGCACCGACCCTTGGCCCCGGCGGCCAACTTGCCGTCAGTTTCGATGACCGACCCCATTACCGCATCGCCAAGGCCGACGGTGGTGTTGGGCTTACCACACTGCTGTACGAAGTCATCGACCGGGTGGTAAGCGATGCGCTTGTGCGAGTGGCGCGGGATGGAGAGGCCCGAAAAGAGCTGGAGGCGAGTCTTTTGGACTGA
- a CDS encoding phospholipase A yields the protein MIYWMPRFGGNALVGVRRLIDGKRVRAPVLLLLAGTLLPTAAVAEPDSEPEHESAITRRLELESRLNDNPFSITPYKPTYLLPLAYSSDRPVNAEGDELDQVEMKFQVSLKVPITNNLLGTGTQFAFGYTQVAYWQAYNSNYSSPFRETNYEPELMLIHPHRVSLGGITSRVFRLGVSHQSNGRSGRESRSWNRVYADFMMESGDWYLSLKPWWRIPEPEKEDPNDPSGDDNPDIHRYMGNFEFSGLYYQGTQTYGFMVRNNLASNNRGALQLDWTFPIGDQMRGYAQLFTGYGESLIDYDHYSNRFSLGVMLTNWL from the coding sequence GTGATTTACTGGATGCCGAGGTTTGGGGGTAATGCATTGGTGGGTGTCAGGCGATTGATCGACGGAAAGCGAGTGCGTGCGCCGGTGCTGCTACTGTTAGCAGGTACGCTGTTGCCGACAGCGGCGGTTGCCGAACCGGATAGCGAACCCGAGCACGAGTCTGCGATCACGCGACGGCTCGAGTTGGAGTCGCGGCTCAACGACAATCCGTTTTCCATCACCCCTTACAAGCCGACTTACCTTCTTCCACTGGCCTACAGCTCGGACCGGCCCGTGAACGCCGAAGGCGATGAACTGGACCAAGTGGAGATGAAGTTCCAGGTGAGCCTCAAGGTGCCGATTACCAACAACCTGCTCGGCACTGGCACCCAATTCGCCTTCGGGTACACCCAGGTAGCCTATTGGCAGGCCTACAACAGCAACTATTCGTCTCCGTTCCGGGAGACCAACTACGAGCCTGAGTTGATGCTCATCCACCCGCATCGCGTCAGCTTGGGGGGAATTACCAGCCGAGTTTTTCGGCTCGGTGTCAGCCATCAGTCCAATGGCCGTTCTGGTCGGGAGTCGCGCAGTTGGAACCGGGTTTACGCCGATTTCATGATGGAGTCGGGCGATTGGTATTTGAGCCTGAAGCCATGGTGGCGCATACCGGAACCGGAAAAGGAGGACCCAAACGATCCCTCAGGCGACGACAACCCCGATATCCACCGATACATGGGAAACTTCGAGTTCAGCGGACTCTATTACCAAGGTACCCAGACCTACGGCTTCATGGTTCGGAACAATTTGGCGAGTAACAACCGGGGTGCACTGCAACTGGATTGGACCTTTCCAATTGGGGATCAGATGCGCGGTTATGCACAGTTGTTTACCGGCTACGGTGAAAGCCTCATTGACTATGATCACTACTCCAATCGGTTCAGCCTCGGTGTGATGCTGACCAACTGGCTTTGA
- a CDS encoding DUF4202 domain-containing protein → MSSQSHPFAEAVALIDAANAEDPNKETVAGEEWPKELLYSHRMADMLQRYTPDADEAQQLAVRAQHVQRWKTPRSAYPMNRQGYHQWRTGLYKFHADTAGELLRRAGYGEDVIERVKQAVGKRALKLNPDTQLLEDVAGLVFIEHYMLDFAAKHPEYDEAKWIDIIQKTWKKMSDRAHQFALSGGIKLPEPLVPLIQKAVDNA, encoded by the coding sequence ATGTCGTCACAGTCGCATCCCTTCGCCGAGGCCGTTGCCCTCATCGATGCCGCCAATGCCGAAGATCCCAACAAGGAAACCGTCGCCGGGGAGGAGTGGCCGAAGGAACTCCTTTACTCCCATCGCATGGCTGACATGCTCCAACGCTATACACCCGATGCCGACGAGGCGCAGCAGTTGGCCGTACGGGCGCAGCATGTCCAGCGCTGGAAAACACCGCGCAGTGCCTATCCGATGAATCGCCAGGGCTATCACCAGTGGCGGACGGGGTTGTACAAATTTCACGCAGATACCGCGGGCGAACTGCTGCGGCGGGCCGGTTACGGCGAGGATGTCATCGAGCGGGTGAAGCAGGCTGTCGGGAAGCGGGCACTCAAGCTCAATCCCGATACCCAATTGCTGGAGGACGTAGCCGGGCTGGTATTCATCGAGCACTACATGCTGGATTTCGCGGCCAAGCACCCCGAGTATGACGAGGCCAAATGGATCGACATCATCCAAAAAACCTGGAAGAAGATGTCGGACCGGGCGCATCAATTCGCCCTTTCGGGCGGCATCAAACTGCCCGAGCCCCTGGTTCCGCTAATCCAAAAGGCCGTGGATAACGCCTGA